The DNA window CGGGTGCTGCGGGCGCTGGCCTGCAGCGCGGTGCCGCACGCCGGTTTGATCGCCAGCTGCGACGACGACGCGGTGCTGGGCGTGCCGTTCTACCTGATGATGCCGGTGGACGGGTTCGCCGCCACGCCCGACCCGCTGCCGCCGCCGTATGCCGGCGACGCCGCCTGGCGCCGGCAGATGGGACTGTCGATGGTCGACGGCCTGCTGCGCCTGGGCGAGATCGATCCGCGCGAGGCCGGCCTGGCCGATTTCGGCAAGCCCGACGGCTTCCTCGAGCGCCAGGTGCCGCGCTGGCTGCGCCATCTCGACGCGTGTCGCCAATATGCCGGCTGGCCGGGGCCGCACGGGCTGCCCGGGCTGGACGACGTGGCGCAGTGGTTGCGCGAGCACGTGCCGGCCGGGTTCACGCCGGGCATCCTGCACGGCGATTATCACCTCGGGAACGTCATGTTCCGGCGCGACAGTCCGCGCCTGGCGGCCATCATCGACTGGGAGCTGGCTACCGTCGGCGATCCGCTGCTGGACCTGGGCTGGCTGGTCGCCACCTGGCCGGACGCGCAGGGCCGCGGCGCGGGCACGATCCGCATCGCCCCTGCGGCCGGGTTGGCGGCGCCCGTCGAACTGGTGCAGCGCTACGGCGCCGGCAGCCGGCGCGACCTGGGTGCCATC is part of the Massilia putida genome and encodes:
- a CDS encoding phosphotransferase family protein; amino-acid sequence: MSAALDLHALVRWMDRLGLGEGPIETPTPLTGGTQNILLRLRRTVGAEYVLRCPRPGAGLDARRGFLREARVLRALACSAVPHAGLIASCDDDAVLGVPFYLMMPVDGFAATPDPLPPPYAGDAAWRRQMGLSMVDGLLRLGEIDPREAGLADFGKPDGFLERQVPRWLRHLDACRQYAGWPGPHGLPGLDDVAQWLREHVPAGFTPGILHGDYHLGNVMFRRDSPRLAAIIDWELATVGDPLLDLGWLVATWPDAQGRGAGTIRIAPAAGLAAPVELVQRYGAGSRRDLGAIDWYVALARFKLGIMLEASHARACAGLAPRATGDAHHASAVRLLEQARDAIGTSHA